In Streptomyces rapamycinicus NRRL 5491, the genomic stretch GCGCGGCGGTACAGCGCGGGGTGACGACCGCCTTGGCCGTCGCCTCCCCGTACTGGCTCTCCGTGCCGGGGATGACGGTCTTGCCCACGGGCTTGTGCGTCTTCACGGTGACGGTGAAGGACGTCGGCAGGAAGTCGGGCCCGCGGCAGTCGGTGACATCCGCCCCGTTCTGGTCGGCGAACCACTGCGCCTGGTCACAGGCGTTGGTGCCGCCCAGTCCCCGTCCGTCCAGCAGGTCGTCCCATACGCTGCCGTTCGCGATCGCCTCCAGGAACCCCTTGCGCAGTTGGTCGCGGTAGTCCTGGGCGGCCGCGAGGGCCGCCGCGTCGGCGGCGGTCTGTCCGCCGTTGCGGGTGGCTCCGGCCTGGCCGACGGCGAAGAGGGCGAGCGCCAGGAAGAGCAGGCCCGCCACCGCCGTGATGTAGATCGGAAATGCCTGCCCCGCGTCGCTCCTGAGATCTCGGCGCGCTGTCACGGGACCGGTCAGATGCCGACGACCTGTGAAATCTTGTCGGAGATGGCGTTTGCGATCATGCTGCCGAAGTCCGTGGTCGACAGGACCAGCACGATGGCGACCACCACGGCGATGATGCCCAGGTATTCGATCGAGGTCTGTCCCCGATCGTTCCGCATGACGCGCTTCCCCATTGTGTTCCCCTCCATGGGCTGCCGTCCCTCTGTGGTCCGGCGACTCAACCCCCGTGGTGTCGCTCGCGACACGAGCAAAGTACGCCGAAACAGCCGTCTCGGAACAGTGCCCTAGGAAGCATTGCCTTCCCCGTTCACCACGTTCGAACCGTGGACGTGACGACCAACCCCGACCGCGCATCCGTCTCACCCCCTCCCGCACCGAGGAGTTCTCCGTCGACGACTGTCCCACATTCAATTGCAACCGCGAAGGAGCTTCACCTAAAAGTGACCGTCAGTCCCCGGTCACCGAGCCGAAGTCGGTACCCGAGCCGATGAAGAACCCCGCGACGAGCAACACCATGGTTCCGGGCACCATGAAGGTCGTGATGACCATGGTCGCCTTCGGCACCGCGCGGGCCGCGCGCCGCCGGGCGTTCTGTGCGTCCGTACGGCGCATGTCGTTCGCAATGGCGATCAGCGTTTCGACAATCGGAGCGCCCAGCTCCTCGCCCTGCTGAAGGGCGGTGACGAACTGCGCGACCTGTTCTGAGTCATTACGTTTACGTAGTTCCTCGAACGCCTGACGGCGGCTGACTCCCATGTCCATTTGCCGAAGCGTGATGCGAAGTTCATCCGCCCAGGGGCCCTCATACTTCTCGGCGACCCGGTCCAGGGCCTGACGGAAGCTCAACCCGGCGCTCACCACGACGGCCAGAACATCCAGAAAGTCCGGCAACGTCCGCTCGATCGCGTCCTTGCGCTCGCGCACCGCCGCCCAGATGCCCACCTCGATCCAGAACAGCCCGAACGCCACCAGCAGCAGCGCCAGCAGGACTTGACCCTTGAGCAGCATCACCAGCGCCCCGACGAAGCCGAGCGCCCCGTAGACCGCCCGCCGGGCCGCGTAGCGATCCACCGTCAGACCGCCCGGGTTGCCCGCCAGGTCGATCCGGCGGCGGACCCGGGCCACCCGCTTCTCGCCCATCAGCCGCAGCACCAGCGGGGCGTAGCGCATGCCCAGCCGGTCGACGGCCGAGCCGACCACGGTCGTCCGGCTGGAGCCGACCTCCAGGGCCACCGCCAGATCGCTGGGCAGCTTGGCCTCGCTGCGGTACAGCGTGATGCCGTAGGCGATGCCCGCCACCGCGAGACCGGCCGCCAGCGCCAGCAGCAGTGCCATCTCCCTCAAGTCCCCTCTACCTGGATTCGCTGGACTTCGTTAGACGTCGATCTTGGACATGCGGCGGATGAGGAAGAAGCCGATCCCGTACAGGCAGAAGGCCACGACCACCGCCGCCTGCCCCCAGAAGGACGAGGTCATCCGGTCCAGTGAGCCGGCCGAGATCCGGTTCATCAGCAGCAGCGTCCCGATCCCCAGCAGCGGTACGACATAGGCGGTGACGGTCACCTGCGAGAGCTGGGTGCGCACCTCCCGCCGGGTCTCCTTGCGCTCCTCCAGCGTCTGGGTGAGGTTGCGCAGCGAGCTGACCACGGTCCCGCCCGCGCGGTTGGACAGCACCAGCGTGGTGACCAGCACCACCAGCTCCCGGGAGGGCAGCCGCTCGGCCAGCTCCTCCAGCGCGTCGTCGATCGAGTGGCCGACGGCCAGCTTGGCCGCGACCTTGGCCAGCTCCTCGCCCGCCGGCGCCTCCATCTCGTCCGCCGCCATGCCGAGCGCGGTGCGCAGCGCCAGCCCGGCCTGGGTGGCGTTGGCCAGGATCCGCGACAGCTCGGGCAGTTGGTTGATGAAGCGCTCTATCCGCTTCTGGCGCTGCCAGCTGAGGAACGCGAAGGATCCCCAGACGGCGATCACCGCCGCTATCGGGCCGAAGAACGCCGCGAGGAAGGACGCCGCGATCAGCCACAGCCCGGCCGCCGCCCCCGCCGTGTAGACGAAGAACTCCCCCGGGGTGATCTCCAGGCCCGTGGCCGCCAGCCGCAGCTCCAGCTTCCGGCCCAGGGAGGTGGTGCGCAGCCGCCGGTCGACACCCGAGAAGCGGCGCGCGCGGGCGGTGCCCGGCAGCGGGCCGGTCTCCGACAGCCGGTCGATCAGCGCGCGCTGCTGCTCCTTGCCGCGGACGTAGGTGTGCACGCCCACGACGCCCAGCGCGCCGCACACCAGCGTCGCGCCGAGGGCGGCCGTCGCGAGATGGTCCATGGGCCCTGCTACCTCCGGTCCCTTGGGTCGAACGGGGGTCGGTCCTGTGGCGGCCGGCCGAACGGCGGCCGGTCGTACGGGTCGTATCCGGCCGCGCGGGTGGCCAGCTGCGCCGGGAAGGCGGCCACGCCGAAGGCGGGCGGCACCGATTCGCTGGCCATGCGCAGCCGCTCGGCGACCCGCTCCGGCAGCGGGAAGTAGCCGAACCGCCCGTGCACCACCCGGTCCGCGCCCATCGGCCGGGCGTCGAAGCGGCAGACGGTGGCGATGCGGTACGACTCGTGGCCGTGGCTGTCGAGCAGCGCGATCTCGCTGATCCGCCGCGAGCCGTCGGCGTGCCGGACGAGCTGGACGATGCAGTCCACGGCGCTGTTGATCTGGTCCCGCAGCGCCTCGTAGGGGATCGCCACGTCCGACATGGAGGCGAGCGTCTGGAGCCGCATCAGCGCGTCCTCGGCGCTGTTGGCGTGGACGGTGGCCAGCGAACCGTCATGGCCGGTGGACATGGCCTGGAGCATGTCGAGGGTCTCGCCGCCGCGCACCTCGCCGACGATGATGCGGTCGGGGCGCATCCGGAGGGAGTTGCGGACCAGGTCGCGGATGGTGATCCGGCCCTTGCCCTCGACGTTGGGCGGCCTGGACTCCAGCCGGATGACATGGCTCTGCTGGAGCTGGAGTTCGGCGGCGTCCTCGACGGTGATGATGCGCTCCCCGTCGGGGATCAGCCCGGAGAGGGCGTTGAGCAGCGTGGTCTTGCCGGATCCGGTGGGACCGGAGACCACGACGTTGAACTTGGCCCGCACCAGCGCCGCGAGCAGCATCAGCATCTGCTCGTCCAGCGTGCCCATGCCGATCAGCTCATGGAGGGTGTAGGCGCGGGGGAAGCGGCGGATGGTGAGCGTGGCGCCGGTGAGGGCGAGCGGCGGGATGATCACGTTGACCCGCTCACCGGAGGGGAGCCGGGCGTCGACCATCGGATTCGACTCGTCCACGCGGCGGTTGACCGTGGAGACGATGCGTTCGATGGTCTGCATCAGCTGCTCTTCGGAGGCGAAGCGGACGGGGACCAGTTCGACCCGGCCGGCGCGCTCCACGAAGATCTGGTCCGGGCCGTTGACCATGATCTCGGTGATGGAGGCGTCCTCGAGGAGCGGTTCGAGCACCCCGAGGCCGAGCGCCTCGTCCACCACCCGGCGGATCAGCTGGGAGCGCTCGCTGGTGGACAGCACCGGGCCCTCGCGGCTGATGATGTGGCCGAGCACGCGCTCCAGCCGGGAGCGGCGCTCGGCGGTGGAGAGCGAGGACATCTCGGCGAGGTCGATCTCCTCAAGCAGCTTGGCGCGGTAGGCGGAGACGAGGTGCCCGTCCTGGCGCCCGCTGTCCTCGCCCGGCCCCTCTGGCGCGGTGATCCGGGACCGCAGGCTCATCGTTCGCCTCCCAACGCGGCCGACGCCAGGTCGCCCGTGCCGCCGTCTCCGTCGTCGCAGGGCATGGTGGCGCTCTTCTCGGCGCTGCCGAAGTCGAAGCCGGGGATGACGGAGGGGATCTCCACGGTCGCGGTGGCCTGCGCCTCCCCGCCCCCGCAGCCCCCGCTGCCGATGCTCGCCCCGTCGGCCAGCCACCCGCTGATCGCCGCCTTCCCGGCGGCCTGCGGGCTGGTCCGGGGCTCGTCCAGCGACGCCGTCCGCGCGGCCGCCCGCGCCGCGGTCCCGGCCTGCTGCGCGGCGTACGCGGCGATGCCCAGCTGCACGGCGGCGAGCGCGACGAGGATGAGGACCGGCAGGAACCCGAGGAACTCGATGGACGCCGACCCGGCGTCGCCCCGCCCCCGACGCGCCGCGCCGGGACACCGACCCGCCCGGCCCGAGCCCACCGCCGGGCGGCGGCGCCTGGCGGTGCCGGGCCGTTGCCCCACCAGTCCGAAGATCCCGTCGGGCAGCCCCCGAGCCCACGCCCGTCCGCCAGGCGACGCTGCCATCCCCGGGCGCTCGGCCGTGCGGCCGTACGCACGCGATGAGTCGGCGACCACGTGGCGCGCCACCGCCCCGGCGGCCACCCGGACGGCTCGTGGCACGGCCGCCTCCCAGCGGCCCCACCGCTCGGTGGCCTCCGCGGCACCGCGGAGGTCCGCCGATGCTGAGCCCCGGTCCCCGAGCCGCACGGTGGCGGGCGCGGGACGGCCCCGCTGGGCCGTCGCTCCGCCCCGGCGCGTGGCGATGGCGCGGACCGACGACGCCTCCCCGGCCGCGGCGCGCCTCCGCGAGGAACCGACCGCCTCGGGACGCCGCCGTGCGGCGGCCGGGGAGGCGGCCGTTCCCGGGCCGGCGGCGCGGCGGGGCACCGTCTCGGGGGCTCCGGGGACGATCCGCATGCGTACGCGGCGAGAGGTCATCTCACTCTCCTCCGCCCGCCAGGTCGGTCTCGTCCGCCGCGCCCGCCGTGCCGGTGACCGTCCAGGGGAAGTCGGCGGCGCCCGGGAAGAGGATCGGGACGTGGAGCTTGACGGTGGCCTTGTAGACCGTGCCGTCCCCGCCGCCGCAGTCGATGTCGGCGGTCCAGGAGCCGGGGATGTCCTTGGCCGCCGCGTCCTGGCAGGCGCCCGCGCCCTTGGCGGCGCCCGCGCGGGCTCCCTTGTCGGCGGAGTTGCCCGCCAGCGAGTACGTGTAGCCCACCAGCACCAGCTGCCAGATGACCGCGAGCACGATCAGCGCCAGCGGCAGAACGCCGAGGAACTCGACCGTCACCTGGCCGCGGTCGCCACCGCCCCGCTTGCGCAGGAAGCCCCTGGTGGACGACGGGGCGATCTCGTTCAGCGCGTCGGTGCCGTCGCCCACGCTGCCCTGCGCCGGGTCGCCGCCCGCCTCTATGGCGTGGCGCCGCCGCAGCCCCGGCAGTACGCGCTCGCCGCCGCCCCCGGCCGCGTGGCCGCCCCGGTGGGTGGCGCGGCGGCCACCGCCCGGGGGTGCCGCCTCCACCAGGCCCAGCTCACCGGCCAGCCCCCACAGGGCCTGTTTGACGGCCGACTTGGCGTCCAGGTCGTGCATCCGGCCCGAGTCGACGGCGGGCTGCAGCTCCTTGAAACCGGCCGGGATCGCCGTGCGCGCCACCGTCGTACCGGTGGCCCGCTGGACCAGCTGCGGCTGGATCTCCGCGCTGCGGGTGTGCCGGTTGACCACGGTCACGGTCTCCTCCGCCTTGCGGATCTGGAGCCGGTCCCACAGCCGGACCATGCGCTTGGCGGCGCGCACCGCGACCACGTCCGGGGTGGTCACCAGCAGCGCGATGTCCGCGAGCTCCACGGCGGCCGCGCCCGCGGAGGTCATCTGCGTACCGCAGTCGACGATCACGATCTCGAAGCGCGACCGCAGCGCGCCGATGACCTGCCGGGCGGTGCGGTCGGTCACCTCCTCGCCGCGCTCGCCCTCGCCCGGCGCGAGCAGCAGCCCGAGCCCGGTCTGGTGGGTGAACACCGCGTCCTGGAGCACCCGCGGCGAGATGTCGTTGATCTGCGCCAGGTCGGCGATCGAGCGCCGGAACTGGACGTCGAGGTAGGAGGCGATGTCCCCGGACTGGAGGTCCATGTCGACGAGCGCGACCTTACGGCCCGCGGCCCGCGCGGCGAGCGCGAGCTGTACGGCGGTCACGGTGGTGCCCACCCCGCCCTTGGCGCCCGCGACCGCGACCAGCTTGCCGCCGGGCCCGGCGGCCAGCGGATCGCCGCCGCCCCCGAGATGGCGCCGCACGCCCGTGGCCCACTGGGCGGCGCCCTGCACGCGGGCGGCCAGCTCCTCGTACCCCAGCGGTATCCCGGCGATGCCGCGGGCCCCGGCGTCCATGGCGGCCGAGTAGAGCGCGGGTCCCGCGTCGGCGGTCACCAGCACCACGCCCACCGCCGGGAAGCGCAGCGCGATCTCGCGGATCAGCTCCAGCGCCGGGGCCGGACCGATGCGCTCGTGGACGAGGACGACCTCCGGCAGTTCCTCCAGGGACGCGGCGGCCAGCGAGGCGAGGGTGTCGAGCAGCAGGGTCGAGTCGCCCACCGGCGCCGACGGTTCGACACCGGGCAGCTGGCCGAGCAGCCCGCTGAGGGAGTGGCCGGCGTCGGGGTCGCCGACGGCCGGCAGAATTCTGATCGTCACCGCGGCACCTCCTCACTCATTTGTCGCCGTCGAGGGTGTAGGTGCGGTCGTCGGGGTCTATGGAGGGCCCCCCGCCGGGCGCGACCAGCGCGAGCCGCACATGCGAGGCGAAGGATTCGGCGTACGCGACGCGCTGGGCGTTCCTGGTGTCGAGCGCGAAGGTGATCGGCACGGCCTCGTCGATCCGCCGCTTGTCGTCCTGGTCGGGCTCCAGGGCGGTGATCTTGCCGAGGTCGAGCACCTCGGCGCCCGCGACGATCAGCTTGGAGACCGGCTTCTCGCCCTGGGTGTTGCCCTCGAAGGTGGCGAAGATGTTGACCCGCGCCCCCGGGGTGATCTTGCCCGCGACACCGGTCGCCGCGTCGACCATGATCGCGATCTCCTGCTGTCCGGGCTTCAGGGCGGGCCGGCTCACGATCATGTCGCGCTGGAGCAGCGACCCCTTGGTCAGCTGGGTCACCGCGATCTTCCCGCGTAGCTCGTCGAGATCGGTGACGGCGGTGGAGGGCACATAGCGCTTGGGCATCGAGACCTTCTCGAACTCCCCCGCCTCCAGCGCCTTGTACGGCTTGACGTCCGAGGTGAGCTTGTAGGCCGTGGTCTCGGGGCCGACCTTGGACTCCACGTCGTTGACGACGGAGAGGACTCCGGCGAAGGCGCCGACGGCGCACAGGACCGACAGGAGCAGCAGGATGACTCCGCGGCGCTGGCGTGAATTCATGGGTCGCACAACCTCGTTCGGGGACGTTACCGGCTGGTCAGGGCGGGACGTTGGGACGTGAGCAGTGCGGGGATCTCATCGCCGCGGGCCACCGGGCAGGAGCAGAAGGCACAGCGGTCACCGATGAGTTCGAAGCCGCACCAGTGGCATTCCTCTCTCCGTACGGAGGCCACGAGCTGGTAGAGGACCGAGAGGTCGGGGATGGCAGCGGCGAACTCGATCAGCTTCGGAGTGCCCCACCAGCGCGCCGACTCGGCGGGCAGCGGCACCTCTTCCACGCCGCGTACGCCCCAGGCGGGGGCGAGGCTGCCGGTGACCCAGTCGTCGTGGCCCGCGCCGCCGCCCCCGTAGCCATGGCTGCTGAGCTGGCCCCGGGCGATCGTCATGGCGGTGGCGTACCCGGGGGCGGGCAGCTCGGTCGCGCCGCCGACCTTGACCAGGTGCGGGGTGGGGTGGGCGAGCACCCCGAAGTGGGCGCCGGGCACCCAGGACTTGACGTGCGAGGTGAGGCTGACCGGGACCCGGTCAAGCTTGGCGACGCTGCCCAGCAGGGCGCCCGCGTGGATGTAGTGGGAGAGCAGCCGGGCGGCACACGCCAGCACGCCGGGGCTGAAGTCGGATATGGACAGCTGGCGCAGCTGACGGGCTAATACGGCGACGGCCAGCGGGGGCAGTTCGAGCGGCAGCAGCGCCATCCGGTCGCTCTCCAGGACGGAGCGCACGGTGTGGAGCCTGCGGATCACGGCCGCGGGGGTCGCGGCGGGGTAGAGCACGACGAGGTAGCCCTGCTGGTCGAGGAGGGTCCCGACCTCGGCGAGGGCGTCGTCGAGTGACTGTGCGTCCGGCGGGCGGAGCACTACGGCCGACGGGGTCTGCCCGTCGGGCGGCGGAAGCACCAGCTCACGGCCGGTGACTGCTATCGCGGTGGGCACGTCGGCTACCCCGTCTCACATCGGCGCCGAACGGCGGCGGCCGCAGGTCGTTACTGCCCCTGTCTCTTACTGCCCCTGTCCTGGTGCGTCGTCACTTTATCCACGAAAACGGCGTGAGAGAACAGTTCCTCTGGGTTACGCGTCCGGGTCCGCTGGGTGACGAGTGCGGGGACCGCTCCGGAGGGCGGGCGTCCTCTTGGAAACCCCAATGCCAACCACGGGTGACATCCCGGCTTCAAGTCCGGGTCCAACCGGGCAGTGCTCGCTGGAGGACAAGTCGCGTCGGCACTCGCTCCGAAGCGCGACTGCGTCATGTAGAGAACGTGCAGCATCCGCCAGTTCCGTTCTCCGCACACCTTCCCGTAAGCCCCTCCGTATCGTCGCTTACATGCAGCTTCGTTACACATTCCGCATCGAGCCGAACTTCGGCCAGCGGATCGCGCTGGAGCGGGCGTTCGGCTGCGCACGGGTGGTGTGGAACGACTGCCTGCAGGCACGGCGGGACGCGCACGCCGCCGGTCTGCCGTACCCGACGTCGGCGCAGTTGTCGAAGCGGTTCATCACGAATGCGAAGCAGACCGCGGAGCGGGCATGGCTGAAGGAAGTCTCTGCCGCAGTACTGCAACAGTCTCTGCGGGACTTGGAGGCTGCGTACTCCAACTTCTTCGCAAGCATCAAGGGCACCCGGAAAGGACCGAAAGTCGGTGAGCCGCGTCTGAAGACCAAGCGGGACCGTCGACAGGCGGTGAGGTTCACTGCCAATGCCCGCTGGTCGATCACGACGGACGGCAAGCTGAGCCTTCCCAAGATTGGTCCCATACGGGTGCGCTGGTCTCGTGCACTGCCTTCCGCGCCGACCACGGTGACCGTGGTCAAGGACGCCTCCGGCCGATACTTCGCATCGTTCGTGGTGTCCGTCGCCCCGGCCAGGAAGGTCGATGCCTCGGTTCCCGGCGCCGGGGACCAAGGCATCGACCTTGGATTGACGCACTTCGCGGTTATGGCCGACGGGTCCCGCATACGGGCACCTCGGTTTCTGCGCAAGGCTGAGAAGAAACTGCAGCGGGAGCAGCGTCGCTTGTGCCGCAAGGCCAAAGGCTCTCGGAATCGTGACAAGCAACGGGTCAGAGTGGCCAAGGCACATGCCAAGGTGGCCAACGCGCGCAGGGACTTTCAACACAAGCTCTCCACCAGGCTGATCCGCGAGAATCAAACGGTCAGTGTGGAGACTTTGAGCGTGAAGAGCCTGGCGCGTACGCGGCTGGCGAAGTCCGTGCACGACGCGGGTTGGTCTGCGTTCGTGGCCATGCTGGAGTACAAGGCCGTCCGGTACGGGCGCACCCTGACCAAGGTGGACCGGGCCTTCCCGTCCTCCCAGATGTGTTCCGCCTGCGGGCACCGCTATGGCCCCAAGCCCCTGCACATTCGAGCATGGACCTGCGACCGATGCGGCGCCCGCCACGACCGCGACCACAACGCGGCGCAGAACGTGAGAGACGAAGGACGGCGCATCCGCGCCGCATAGGACAGCACCACCCACCCCCGGGCCGGGGGCCCTTGCCGGGTGACCAGCAAGGTAAGCGCCTGTGGAGCGCACGTGAGACCAGGCCATGCCCGGCAGCGCGCACAACACCCGCCAGCGCGGGACGGAAGCAGGTACCCAGCTCAAGGCGAACCGTGGCAACGGGCGCCA encodes the following:
- a CDS encoding TadE/TadG family type IV pilus assembly protein gives rise to the protein MTSRRVRMRIVPGAPETVPRRAAGPGTAASPAAARRRPEAVGSSRRRAAAGEASSVRAIATRRGGATAQRGRPAPATVRLGDRGSASADLRGAAEATERWGRWEAAVPRAVRVAAGAVARHVVADSSRAYGRTAERPGMAASPGGRAWARGLPDGIFGLVGQRPGTARRRRPAVGSGRAGRCPGAARRGRGDAGSASIEFLGFLPVLILVALAAVQLGIAAYAAQQAGTAARAAARTASLDEPRTSPQAAGKAAISGWLADGASIGSGGCGGGEAQATATVEIPSVIPGFDFGSAEKSATMPCDDGDGGTGDLASAALGGER
- a CDS encoding pilus assembly protein TadG-related protein, translated to MTARRDLRSDAGQAFPIYITAVAGLLFLALALFAVGQAGATRNGGQTAADAAALAAAQDYRDQLRKGFLEAIANGSVWDDLLDGRGLGGTNACDQAQWFADQNGADVTDCRGPDFLPTSFTVTVKTHKPVGKTVIPGTESQYGEATAKAVVTPRCTAAPPAQPTERPNDGDGKGGDGGKDDDGKDDGKDGDGGKDDGKDDKPPIDLLCDGADLTIDPTRLDLFPDAKDLFSVHLAD
- a CDS encoding type II secretion system F family protein gives rise to the protein MDHLATAALGATLVCGALGVVGVHTYVRGKEQQRALIDRLSETGPLPGTARARRFSGVDRRLRTTSLGRKLELRLAATGLEITPGEFFVYTAGAAAGLWLIAASFLAAFFGPIAAVIAVWGSFAFLSWQRQKRIERFINQLPELSRILANATQAGLALRTALGMAADEMEAPAGEELAKVAAKLAVGHSIDDALEELAERLPSRELVVLVTTLVLSNRAGGTVVSSLRNLTQTLEERKETRREVRTQLSQVTVTAYVVPLLGIGTLLLMNRISAGSLDRMTSSFWGQAAVVVAFCLYGIGFFLIRRMSKIDV
- a CDS encoding RNA-guided endonuclease InsQ/TnpB family protein, with amino-acid sequence MQLRYTFRIEPNFGQRIALERAFGCARVVWNDCLQARRDAHAAGLPYPTSAQLSKRFITNAKQTAERAWLKEVSAAVLQQSLRDLEAAYSNFFASIKGTRKGPKVGEPRLKTKRDRRQAVRFTANARWSITTDGKLSLPKIGPIRVRWSRALPSAPTTVTVVKDASGRYFASFVVSVAPARKVDASVPGAGDQGIDLGLTHFAVMADGSRIRAPRFLRKAEKKLQREQRRLCRKAKGSRNRDKQRVRVAKAHAKVANARRDFQHKLSTRLIRENQTVSVETLSVKSLARTRLAKSVHDAGWSAFVAMLEYKAVRYGRTLTKVDRAFPSSQMCSACGHRYGPKPLHIRAWTCDRCGARHDRDHNAAQNVRDEGRRIRAA
- a CDS encoding membrane protein; translated protein: MGKRVMRNDRGQTSIEYLGIIAVVVAIVLVLSTTDFGSMIANAISDKISQVVGI
- a CDS encoding CpaF family protein; the protein is MSLRSRITAPEGPGEDSGRQDGHLVSAYRAKLLEEIDLAEMSSLSTAERRSRLERVLGHIISREGPVLSTSERSQLIRRVVDEALGLGVLEPLLEDASITEIMVNGPDQIFVERAGRVELVPVRFASEEQLMQTIERIVSTVNRRVDESNPMVDARLPSGERVNVIIPPLALTGATLTIRRFPRAYTLHELIGMGTLDEQMLMLLAALVRAKFNVVVSGPTGSGKTTLLNALSGLIPDGERIITVEDAAELQLQQSHVIRLESRPPNVEGKGRITIRDLVRNSLRMRPDRIIVGEVRGGETLDMLQAMSTGHDGSLATVHANSAEDALMRLQTLASMSDVAIPYEALRDQINSAVDCIVQLVRHADGSRRISEIALLDSHGHESYRIATVCRFDARPMGADRVVHGRFGYFPLPERVAERLRMASESVPPAFGVAAFPAQLATRAAGYDPYDRPPFGRPPQDRPPFDPRDRR
- a CDS encoding DUF5936 domain-containing protein — protein: MALLLALAAGLAVAGIAYGITLYRSEAKLPSDLAVALEVGSSRTTVVGSAVDRLGMRYAPLVLRLMGEKRVARVRRRIDLAGNPGGLTVDRYAARRAVYGALGFVGALVMLLKGQVLLALLLVAFGLFWIEVGIWAAVRERKDAIERTLPDFLDVLAVVVSAGLSFRQALDRVAEKYEGPWADELRITLRQMDMGVSRRQAFEELRKRNDSEQVAQFVTALQQGEELGAPIVETLIAIANDMRRTDAQNARRRAARAVPKATMVITTFMVPGTMVLLVAGFFIGSGTDFGSVTGD
- the cpaB gene encoding Flp pilus assembly protein CpaB, with translation MNSRQRRGVILLLLSVLCAVGAFAGVLSVVNDVESKVGPETTAYKLTSDVKPYKALEAGEFEKVSMPKRYVPSTAVTDLDELRGKIAVTQLTKGSLLQRDMIVSRPALKPGQQEIAIMVDAATGVAGKITPGARVNIFATFEGNTQGEKPVSKLIVAGAEVLDLGKITALEPDQDDKRRIDEAVPITFALDTRNAQRVAYAESFASHVRLALVAPGGGPSIDPDDRTYTLDGDK
- a CDS encoding AAA family ATPase — translated: MTIRILPAVGDPDAGHSLSGLLGQLPGVEPSAPVGDSTLLLDTLASLAAASLEELPEVVLVHERIGPAPALELIREIALRFPAVGVVLVTADAGPALYSAAMDAGARGIAGIPLGYEELAARVQGAAQWATGVRRHLGGGGDPLAAGPGGKLVAVAGAKGGVGTTVTAVQLALAARAAGRKVALVDMDLQSGDIASYLDVQFRRSIADLAQINDISPRVLQDAVFTHQTGLGLLLAPGEGERGEEVTDRTARQVIGALRSRFEIVIVDCGTQMTSAGAAAVELADIALLVTTPDVVAVRAAKRMVRLWDRLQIRKAEETVTVVNRHTRSAEIQPQLVQRATGTTVARTAIPAGFKELQPAVDSGRMHDLDAKSAVKQALWGLAGELGLVEAAPPGGGRRATHRGGHAAGGGGERVLPGLRRRHAIEAGGDPAQGSVGDGTDALNEIAPSSTRGFLRKRGGGDRGQVTVEFLGVLPLALIVLAVIWQLVLVGYTYSLAGNSADKGARAGAAKGAGACQDAAAKDIPGSWTADIDCGGGDGTVYKATVKLHVPILFPGAADFPWTVTGTAGAADETDLAGGGE